The window GAACCGCTCGGCCGGTCGCCCAGTTCCTCGACAAAAACCCGCGCTTCCGCATCGACGCCGGCGTTGATCGGCGCATCGCTCGGCAACCTCGTATTGAGCGCGATGGCGCCGATCTGGTGAAGGATCGTGTCCTGCGTCTCGATCGCTTCATCGAAGGCCCAGCGAAAGCCGACAAGGCCGGCGCCGAGGCCGGTCGAGACGATCAGGAGCGCAAGTCCGATGAAGAGGCGCCCACGAAGGGAATATGTCATGAGGGACGGTCCACCATCCAGCCGACGCCGCGGACGTTGCGGATCGCAGGCGCCCCGAGCTTCTTCCGGATCGTATGGATCAGGAATTCGATCGCGTTGCTCTCGACCTCTTCGTTCCACCCGTAGATCTGACGTTCGAGGTCGGCGCGCGAGAGAATGGCACCGGGGCGAACCAGCAGCGCCTGCAGAACCGCGAATTCGCGCGCGGTCAAGAGCGAGGTCTCGCCGAGGAAGCTGGCTTCCCTGGTCGCGGGATCGAGGCTTATCTTTCCGTTGCTGAGCAGCGATGACGAACCGCTGCCCGGGCGCCGCAGCACCGCGCGCATCCGCGCCAATAGCTCGCGTATCTCGAAGGGTTTTGCCAGGTAATCGTCGGCCCCGAGATCGAGGCCGTCGATGCGGTCGTTGATGCCGTCGCGCGCGGTCACGATGATCACTGGAAGCTGACGGCCGCTCTGGCGGAGCCGGCGCAACACATCCTGGCCGTCGGTCCCGGGCAGGCCGAGATCGAGCAGCATCACGTCGTAGCTTTCGACTTCCGCGGCTTCGATCGCGGTTTGGCCGTCGGTGACCCAGTCGACGGCATAGGCCGCATCCTTCAGCGCCTGCGCCACCGCCGCCCCGACCATGCGGTCATCCTCGACGAGCAGAACGCGCATTGTTTGTCCTGTTGTGAGCCCCGGCCTTCACGCCGCAATCCCCCCAAAATTGTCCAAACCTGCATTCCTTCTGCCGAAACTTAGGGCCGACTTAGCGAGCGTCCCACCGGCGAGGAGCGGCGCTGCGGCAAACGCGGGACGGAGAAAATATCTCATTCTAAGTCGCACCTAAGTGAGCACCGGCAGGGTTTTCGCAAATGACAGCCTCCAGAGCTGCCCCGGTCTGTCCTCAAATGCGAGCCAAATCATGATGTATGCGAGCGATCCTGCGAACCGCCACGCCGCCGCCATGCTCAACAAGGTCCCGGAGGTCACGGTTGCGTTCTGGGTCATCAAGATCATGTCGACCACCGTGGGTGAGACCGGCGCGGATTATCTGGCCGTGCACGTCGGACTGGGGACCGCGGTCACCAGCGCCATCACCGTCTCGCTGCTATCAGCGGCGTTGCTGCTGCAATTGGGCAAGCAGCGCTACGTGCCCTGGATCTATTGGCTGACGGTGGTGCTGGTCAGCATCGTCGGCACCCAGATCACCGATGCGCTGACCGACAAACTCGGCATCAGTCTTTATACCAGCACCGCCGTATTCGCGGTGGCGTTGGCCACAACGTTTGCGGTCTGGTACCGCACCGAACGCACGCTCTCGATCCACACCATCGTCACCACCCGGCGCGAGCTGTTCTACTGGGCCGCCATTCTCTTCACGTTTGCGCTCGGCACCGCCGCGGGGGACCTCGCGACGGAAGAACTCAGCCTCGGTTTCAATGTCGGTGTCCTGGCGTTTGGCGCCCTGATCGGCGCGATCGCGGCCGCCTACTATCTTGGGGCAAACGCGGTCCTGACGTTCTGGCTGGCTTATATCCTGACCAGGCCGCTCGGGGCCTCGCTCGGCGATCTGTTGTCCCAGGCGCGCGCCTATGGCGGCCTCGGGCTCGGCACCGTCTACACCAGCGTCGCCTTCCTCGCCGTCATCGTCACGCTGGTCGCCGCGATCAGTTTTGCCGAGCGGCGTGCGCAGTCGCACCAGGGCGCCGGCGGAACGCGGTGATGCGAAC is drawn from Bradyrhizobium lablabi and contains these coding sequences:
- a CDS encoding response regulator transcription factor; the protein is MRVLLVEDDRMVGAAVAQALKDAAYAVDWVTDGQTAIEAAEVESYDVMLLDLGLPGTDGQDVLRRLRQSGRQLPVIIVTARDGINDRIDGLDLGADDYLAKPFEIRELLARMRAVLRRPGSGSSSLLSNGKISLDPATREASFLGETSLLTAREFAVLQALLVRPGAILSRADLERQIYGWNEEVESNAIEFLIHTIRKKLGAPAIRNVRGVGWMVDRPS
- a CDS encoding COG4705 family protein, encoding MMYASDPANRHAAAMLNKVPEVTVAFWVIKIMSTTVGETGADYLAVHVGLGTAVTSAITVSLLSAALLLQLGKQRYVPWIYWLTVVLVSIVGTQITDALTDKLGISLYTSTAVFAVALATTFAVWYRTERTLSIHTIVTTRRELFYWAAILFTFALGTAAGDLATEELSLGFNVGVLAFGALIGAIAAAYYLGANAVLTFWLAYILTRPLGASLGDLLSQARAYGGLGLGTVYTSVAFLAVIVTLVAAISFAERRAQSHQGAGGTR